CGTTCGCAGATTTCTGAGAAAGAAGTGCCACGCATCAACTGTCTCACCTTCCACCAAGGCAAAGGCGATAGGCACAATGTTCTGGTTCCCATCCTGTGCAACAGCGACTAGAAGTGTACCTTTGTATTTTCCGTATAGGTGTGTGCCGTCAACCTGAACCAGGGGCTTGCAATGCCTGAAAGCCCTAATGCATGGATTGAAACTCCAAAATACACGATGAAGTATTTTTACACCTTGTGCCTCCTCATTTCCATTGTACAGTAGTCGTGTTTCTATTTGGACAACTGAACCAGGAATCTTCTCCACCATGACCGAGAGCCACCATGGCAATGCTTGGTAAGATTCCTCCCAATCGCCGAAAACTTTGGCAACGGActtctgctttgccaaccaagccttTCGGTAACTGATGGTATAGTTGAACCTTGAATGGACTTCCACAATTATAGATTTCACCTTCATGGACGGGTCCGTCTCGACTAATGGCCTTATAGCCTCAGCAACTGTATCCGAGTCCAACTTGGAATGATCTTGTGAAATCATTCCGATCATGCACGTGTGCCTACCGTTGTATCTGCATATCTCCCAACAACCTTTTTTCCGTATCAAGCTGGCTCGGATAAGCCAGTCACATCCACGCCCGTACATCTTGCATTTTGTATAGAACGTCTGTGGCTCAGACTCATACACATCATAGTCAACTCCTCTAGATATAGTGAAACTTCTAATTGCTGCGACGACCGACTTTCTAGAACTGTATTCCATTCCAATTCGGAACTCTCCGTCCTCAGGATCAGCAATTCCTATAGAAAGCCGAAATCATCGTTTATTGCACAGTCCAAGgtataaactaacaaaaacttcTTATTTAGTCAACACGTACCTATGTTAGCATATTCCGGAAACTCGGGGGCATGCATGGCGTCGAGATCCAACTCACGCATAAAAGGTGGAACGCCCATCGGTTGACTACTCGACGGATGCACCACTACATTCTCTGCTGCTGCCTCAACTCCCACATCACCATCCTCATCTTCGTCGCCGGTTTCATAAGTGGCTTCGAAGTTCTCTTCGCTGTCACTATTCATTCCTTCGTACACTGCAGCTATATCATCATTTACATCTATATCATTTTGGACCGCTACTGCCTCTACAGCTTTAAACTTAATGTACAACTTAATCTGTGGGTGTCTCGTATAAGTCTGCCGGTGAATTTGAAACATATTCTGCATACTCGCTTCATCCGTGATCGGAATGGTGTCAAACTGTATTAGACCACCAAAAACCACAACCGGATTCCGATACAGAATTCTGCTCACTCTCATTAACGTACCATTCTCCATGCTTTGACATAAGCCGTTCTGCAGCTCCATTAACGTCATCATGCATGGAACCACAAACGAAAACGGATTCTGGGACACAAACCTCACTCCCTCATGAGTATTACGTATTATCTCACCGTCAGGATACACCACCAAATTTGCGGTGCCCTCCATTACACCAACAACAGCCTCAAAGAATCCTCACAACACACTCAGAACTCACTCAGTATGGAAAACACTTTCAAGCTCTACCTTATATAGACCGCTGCACTTAACACGCCCTCACGTGCTGCCTGCCTCAACCAATCACGCTTTGACACGTGTTAGAACGCTCCTGCGTACTGAATCAACACGCCCCCCACGTGGTGCATACGTGGACCAATCACTCTTCGACACGTCAGCACGCCTCCCGCGTGATGCTACTCCTGCCCAACCACGTTCTGCCACGTCAGCACGCCCCTTGCGTGCTGACTAAGCACGCCCCCTGCGTGCTGCATACGTGACTCAACCACAGCATGCCACCTAGCTTCCACGCCCCCCACGTGTTGTGGAGCTGCGTGTTGGATCCTTTATCTGACACGTCCATTTGTATGTAATACACATAGTTACTCTATTTTCACCCAATACACCAAAATATTTTcc
The Arachis duranensis cultivar V14167 chromosome 5, aradu.V14167.gnm2.J7QH, whole genome shotgun sequence genome window above contains:
- the LOC107487745 gene encoding uncharacterized protein LOC107487745 codes for the protein MEGTANLVVYPDGEIIRNTHEGVRFVSQNPFSFVVPCMMTLMELQNGLCQSMENGTLMRVSRILYRNPVVVFGGLIQFDTIPITDEASMQNMFQIHRQTYTRHPQIKLYIKFKAVEAVAVQNDIDVNDDIAAVYEGMNSDSEENFEATYETGDEDEDGDVGVEAAAENVVVHPSSSQPMGVPPFMRELDLDAMHAPEFPEYANIGIADPEDGEFRIGMEYSSRKSVVAAIRSFTISRGVDYDVYESEPQTFYTKCKMYGRGCDWLIRASLIRKKGCWEICRYNGRHTCMIGMISQDHSKLDSDTVAEAIRPLVETDPSMKVKSIIVEVHSRFNYTISYRKAWLAKQKSVAKVFGDWEESYQALPWWLSVMVEKIPGSVVQIETRLLYNGNEEAQGVKILHRVFWSFNPCIRAFRHCKPLVQVDGTHLYGKYKGTLLVAVAQDGNQNIVPIAFALVEGETVDAWHFFLRNLRTYVVRKDGVGMISDRHESIRAAVNRSGGDWQPPRAWWMFCIRHIGSNFLRAFKVPHLQKLVVNIGYSRTVEEYNINYKRLEERGEAYARWCDAIGLRHWVLAFDEGHQWGHMRTNLVECINSVLKGARNLPMLALVRVTYYRLNELFTRKSAETHERKRAGFTYSAFAQQRIEASMQQDGNIVCTALIDEMRCLRCAK